gtgaTCCTTGGCCAGGCGGGCACTGGCCTCCCACAGCCCTCAAACTTGGCCACTTTGGCCACCAAGGCCTGGAGGACATCAGGGGACATCTCATTTGTCCCCTTCAGGATGGCTTCGATGTCCTTGAGCTGGCACTCCATGTTCCAGTTGAACAAGGTGGCTCTGTCACACGTGGCCACCAAgcgctgcagcagccccagggccatcACTGCCCAATGTCCTCTCCTGGTGGCCACCCCAGCCTCTGCCATGGCCTCATTGGTGGCTGACACCACCTGGGCATCGTGTGTGGCCATTTCCCTGGCCACCTCCTCCTTGTCCAGGGCCCCCAACAGGTGCTGCTCCATGACAACCTTCCTGTGGTTGTCATGGAGCTCGGTGGCCACCCTGGCCAGCCAGTCCCATCTGTCCACGAGCCTGGCCACCAACTCCCACcaggcactggctgcagctctcacactggcacaggcacaggtgGTCCCAGGGGTGACCTTGAGTGCGGACAGGGCCTGGCCCAAGGAGGTGACACCACGGTGGCCAGGGAGGTGACACCGCCGTGGTCCAGGATCGCATGAAGGCTCCGGGTGAATTCTTCAGGTCCTCATGCAGGGAGTCAGAGGACTCATGCAGGAACTTTTCCCTGTGTGGCCCGGTCACAGTGGCTACCACCTCGCCCAGGGTGGCCACCACGGCCACAAGTGCCTGTAGCTGtagaggggacagctggggaggggacaagGGAGGTATCAGGGACCTGATGGCACTTGTGGCCTCCTGCAGTGGCCCCCGAGCTTGCGAGGGGACCCCTTTGCCCCTCTGTCCCTTTGTCAGCCTCTTGTCCCCGCTGCCACCCCCGTCAGCCCCCATGTCCCCTCCAgtcccttccccctccctctcccccatcGCACCTCTTGGAGCTCCatgctccctggggacaccttggggacaccttggggacactccAGGGGATGAAGGAGACTTGGGATGTCCTCGATGGCTCTTTGGCACCTCTCAGCCACCCCACAGGCACTGGGGCTGTCGGGACAACCATCGAAATAGAACTTGATGGTGTCTGGAACTGCCCCCAACAGATGACCCTTGGCCAGGCGGGCGTTGGCCTCCCACAGCCATTCGGCCACAGCCACCTTGGCCACCAAGGCCTCAGGGACATTGGGGGATGCCTCATTTGTCCCCTTCAGGGTGGCCACGATGTCCCCAACCCTGCGCTGCAGCTCTCGGGGGAACATGGCGGCTTCGTCACACGCGGCCACCAAgcgctccagcagccccagggccacctCCACCCGCTGTCTCACCATGGTGGCCCTTCTTGCCCGGCTGGCAGCCTCCCTGGCCTCTTCCCACACCCAGGCTTCATGCATGTTCAGTGCCTCGGCcccctccttcctgcccaggGCCTGACCCAGCTCCACCATGTTTTTCTGACCAGTCCCATAATGGGCAACCTCATCCTGCAGCTCTCTTGcccaggcagtggcagtggccACCATGTCGGCCGCCTCAGTGGCCACCTCCCTGCAGGTGTAGGGGAGTTTGGTGGCTGCCCTGGCCAGCTGGACCCAGCTGTTCCCAAGCACTGACACCGACCACTGCCACATGCTGGCTGCCATTGTCACACATCCCAGGTGGTCCATGGGGTGCTCTTGTAGGCGGCCAGGGCCTGGCTCAGGGAGATTACAGGGTCATCATCATCAGAGGTGACAGTGTGGCGCCTCCAGGTGTCACCAATGCCGTACAGGGTGGCTCGGAGCTCCATGGTGAATTCCTCCAGGTCCCCATACAGGCACCTTGGGACATGGGCAGCGTCTCTCTCCCTCTGGGCAGGGTGGCCAGCAGCTCGCCCAGGGCTGCCACAATGCTgacctgtggctgcagcagagccagggacagctggggaggggacaggggaggtgtCAGGGACCTGGTGGCTCTTACGGCCTCCTGCGGTGGCCCCCTGCCCCCGAAGGGTCTCCTTTGTCCCCTCCATACCTTTGTCAGCCTCTTGTTcctctgccacccctgcccctccccttGTAGCCCTCCCactccctgccccactgctgtcccctgcaccccctgccaGCCCTAATGTCCCCTCCCCGCCATTGCCCACTGCTCCTcactcccctttcccctccacCTCTCTGTCACCTCTCCTGTTCCTGCAACttgctcctgtcccctcccaccACCCTCCACGCCTCCTCCATTGTCCATtgctccctctgcccctttccacccccttcccccccccgcTGTGTCTCCTTAGTCCTACTCTTCCCCCCCCAGCACCCCGTCGCACCTCTTGAAGCTCCATGCTGACTGGGAACACCTTGGGGACATCACAGGGATCCTCTGGGGGTCGAATGAGCCTTGGGATGTCCTCGAAGGCTCTTTGGCACCGCTTGGCCACCTCACAGAGAATGAAGGGACCACCATCGAAAGCAAAGTTAAAGATGTCGCAAAGTGTGTCAGCCAGGTGATCCTTGACCAGGCAGGCATTGGCCTCCCACAGCCGCTCGGCCACGGCCACCTTGGCCACCAAGGCCTCGGGGACATTGGTGGGTGCCTCATTTGTCCCCTTCAGGGCAGCCTTGATGTCCCTAACCCTgcgctgcagctccagggggaaCGCAGCAGCTTCGTCACACGCGGCCACCAAGCGCTCCAGCAGTCCCAGGGACGCCTCCACCCGCTGTCTCACCATGGTGGCCCTTCTTGCCTTGCTGGCAGCCACCCAGGCATCTCTCCTCACCCAGGCTTCCTGCCTGGCCACCacctcagccccctcctccccgGCCAGGGCCTGACCCAGCTCCACCATGTTTTCCTGAGCTGTCCCATCAAGGGCAGCATTGTCTTGCAGCTCCCTGGCCTGGGCAGTGGCGGTGACTACCATGTCAGACGCCTCATTGGCCACCTCCCTGCAGGTGTTGCCGAGCTCGGTGGCTGCCCTAGCCAGCTGGGCCCACCTGTCCACAAGCACAGCCACCAACCCATGCCACATCATGGCCGCCATTGTCACACGCTTCCAGGAGGTCCATGGGGTGCTCTTGTAGGCAGCCAGGGCCCGGCTCAAGGAGGTGACACGGTCATCATCATCGGAAGGGACTTTGCGTCGCCACCAGGTGTCATCAACACAGTACAGAGTGACCCGGAGGTCCTTGGTGAAGTCCGCCAGGTCCCGGTACAGGCACCTAGGGACATgggcagcagcatctctctcccacctgggcagggtggCCAGCAGCTCACCCAGGGTGGCAACCACAGTgacctgtggctgcagcagggctggggataGCTGGGGAGGCGACAGGGGAGGTGTTAGGGACATAGTTGTATTTGTAGCCTCCTGGGGTGGTCCTTTGCCCCCAAGGGTCCCCTTTGTCCCCTCGATCCCTTTGTCAGCCTCTTGCTAcctctgccaccccctgcccatcccttcACAGCCCCTCCCAccacctgcccctctgctgtcccatctgccaccccctgcccctctgcccgccccatccctcctgctgtccACTCTGCCAGTCCCTGGTCCCCActcccccagctgccccatccTCCACtgccccctccttccccttgtCCTCTCCCCCGCTCTGTCACCTCCCCACTTCCTGCCACTCCCTCTTGTCCCCTTTGCAACCCCCTGTCCCATTCACCaccccccatgtccccccaaTAACttatttccccttccccactacagtgtcccctctgtccccctcccCCGTTGCACCTTTTGGAGCTCCATGCTCACTGCGGACACCTTGGGAacaccttggggacactccCGGGGTCGAACGAACCTTGGGATGTCCTCAATGACTCTTTGGCACCACTTAGCCACCTCACAGTTGCTGTGTCTGGCGGGACCATCAGTGAATAAGAATTTGATGATTTCTGGAAGTGTCTTCACCAGGTGATCCTTGGCCAGGCAGGCATTGGCCTCCCACAGCCGCTCGGCCATGGCCACCTTGGCCACCAAGTCCTCGGAGACATCGTGGGAGGCCTGATTTGTCCCCTTCAGGATGGCCTTGATGGCCCTCAGCAGGCGCTGCAGCTCCCGGGGGAAGGCGGTGGCTTCGTCACACGCGGCCACCAAgcgctccagcagccccagggccgcCTCCACCCGCTGTCTCACCATGGTGGCCCTTGTTGCCTCGCTGGCAGCCACCCAGGCATCTCTCCTCACCTGGACTTCATGCCTGGCCACCacctcagccccctcctccctgcccagggcctgACCCAGCTCCACCATGTTTTCCTGAGCTGTCCATAACGGGCAGCcttgtcctgcagctccctggcccGGGCAGTGGCGGTGACTACCATGTCAGACACCTCATTGGCCACCTCCCTGCAGGTGTTGCCGAGCTCGGTGGCTGCCCTAGCCAGCTGGGTCCACCTGTCCACAAGCTCAGCCACTGACCCCTGCCACTCACTGGCCGCCACTGTCACACGCTTCCAGGAGGTCCATGGGGTGCTCTTGTAGGCAGCCAGGGCCTGGCTCAGGGAGATGGGAAGGTCATCATCATCGAAGGTGCCACTGCGGTGCCACCAGGGGTTATCAGTGCAGTACAGTCTGTACTGGAGCTCCTCGGTGAATTCCTCCAGGTCCCTGTAGAGGCACCGTAGGGACAtgggcagcagcatctcctcatcccacctgggcagggtggCCAGCAGCTCACCCAGGGTGGCAACCACAGTgacctgtggctgcagcagggctggggataGCTGGGGAGGCGACAGGGGAGGTGTTAGGGACATAGTGGTATTTGTAGCCTCCTGGGGTGGTCCTTTGCCCCCAAGGGTCCCCTTTGTCCCCTCGATCCCTTTGTCAGCCTCTTGCTAcctctgccaccccctgcccatcccttcACAGCCCCTCCCAccacctgcccctctgctgtcccatctgccaccccctgccccctgctgtccctctgccacccccctgctgtccctctgccatccctgtccccactcCCCAGTGCCCCATCCTCCATGCCCCCTCCTCCCTTGTCCTCTCCCCGCTCTGTCACCTCCCCACTTCCTGCcactccctcctgtcccctttGCACCCCCTGTCCCATCACCACCCCCTTGTCCccccatcccccattcccctccccctcagtgtcccctctgtccccctcccccccaGTCGCACCTCTTGGAGCTCCATGCTCAgtggggacaccttggggacacctcGGCAACGCTCTGGGGGTCGAATGAGCCTCGGGATGTCCTCGATGGCTCTTTGGCACCACTCAGCCACCTCACAGGCACTGGGGTTGTGGGGACCACCCGTGAAAGAGAAGTTGATGATGTCTTGAAGTGTGCCCAGCAGGTGATCCTTGACAAGGCGGGCGTTGGCCTCCCACAGCCGCTCAGCCATGGCCACCTTGGCCACCAAGTCCTCAGGGACAGTGGGGGATGCCTCATTTGTCCCCTCCAGGGCGGCCTTGATGTCCCTGAGCCGCCACTGCAGCTCCCGGGGGAAGGCAGTGGCTTCGTTACACGCGGCCACCAAgcgctccagcagccccagggccgcGTCCACCCGTTGTCTCACCATGGTGGCCCTGGTtgcctgcctggcagccaccctGGCATCTCTCCTCACCTGGGCTTCATGCCCAGCCACCACCTCGGCCCCCTTCTCTCCACCCATAGCCTGACCCAGCTCCACCGTGTTTTCCTGAGCTGTCCCATGACAGGCAGCCTcgtcctgcagctccctggcctgGGCGGTGGCAGTGCTCGCCATGTCGGTCACCTCATTGGCCACCTCTCTGAAGGTCTTGCGGAGTTTGGTGGCCTTCCTGGCCAGCTCGGCCCACCTGTCCAGAAGCACAGCCACTGACCCCTGCCACTTGCTGGCTGCCATTGTCACACTGTCCCAGGTGGTCCCTGGGATGCTCTTGTAGGCAGCCAGGGCCTGGCTCAGGGAGGTGAGATAGTCTTCATAATCGGAGGTGACATCATGGTATCTCCAGCTGTCATCAATGCGGTACAGGGTGTACTGGAGCTCCTTGGTGAAATCCTCCAGGTCCCAGTGCAGGCACCATTGGGACTCAAGCAGCCGCATCTCCTGCCTCGGCAGGGTGGCCAGCAGCTCGCCCAGGATGGCCACCACAGTGACCGGCAGccgcagcagggctggggacagctggggaggggacaggagaggtGTCAGGGACCTGGTGGCACTTATGGCCTCCTGCGGTGGCCCCCTATCCCTGAGGGGTCCCTTCTGTCCACTCCATCACTTTGTCAGCCTCTTgtccctcctgccacccccagtgtcccctctccctctgtgtcccctccccccTCAGTGTCTTCtctgtccccctccccacccccatcACACCTTCTGGGGCTCCATGCTCACTGCGGATATTTTCGGGGCACTCTGGGGATGCTCCGGGGGTTGAACGAGCCTTGGGATGTCCTCGATGGCTCTTTGGCACCGCTCGGCCACCTCACAGGCACTGAGGCGTGTGGGAGCACCAGTGAAATAGAAGTCGATGATGTCTTgaagtgtccccagcaggtgaTCCTTGACCAGGCGGGTGTTGGCCTCCCACAGCTGCGCAGCCTCATCCACCAAGTCCTCTGGGACATTGGTGGACTGCTTCTTTGTCTCCTTCGGGTCAGCCAGAGTGTCCCTGAGCAGacgctgcagctcctggggaaacACAGTGGCTTCGTCACATGCAGCCACCAAgcgctccagcagccccagggccgcCTCCATCTGCTGTCTCTCCATGGTAGCTGTTgttgcccagctggcagccatcATGGCCTCTCTCCTCACCTGGGCTTCCTGCCTGGCCACCACCTCGTCCCCCTCCTCCCCGCCCAGGGCCTGACCCACTTTCACCCTGTTTTCCTGAGCTGTCCCATAACGGGCAGCCTcggcctgcagctccctggcccaGGGGGTGGCAGTGGCCGCCCTATCGGCCGCCTTGTTGGCCACCTCCCTCCAGGCGCTGCGGAGCTCGGTGgctgccctggccagcctggcccaCCTGTTCACAAGCGCAGACACTGAACACAGCCACTCACCGGCAGCACATCCTGCAGCTAACCAGGCGATCCATGGGATGCTCTTGTAGGCGGCCAGGGcctggctcagggaggtgggagggtCATCACCATCGGAGGTGACATCTTGGCGCCACCAGGGGTCATCAATGCGGTACAGGGTGAGCCAGAGCTCCCTGGTGAAGAACTCCAGGTCCCAGTACAGGCAGCTTGGAGACCAGAACAGCATCTTGTCCTGACTGGGCAGGGTGGTCACCAGCTCACCCAGGATGGCCACCACGGTgacctgtggctgcagcagggccgaggacagctggggaggggacaggagaggtGTCAGGGACCTGGTGGCACTTGTGGCCTCCTGCAGTGGCCCCTGTCCCGAGGGGTCTCCTTTGTCTCCTCCCTTGAGGGCTCTGCTGTTTCCTCTGTACCTTTGTCGCCCTCCCCGacccctctgccaccccctgccacctCCTGTTGTCCACCCCTTCACTCTTCTGTCACCCTCCCCCTTCTTGCTAagccctcctgtccctctgtcaccCCTGtgttccctctgtcccctcccctcccacctctCTGGGATTGTCGCACCTCGAGGGGCTCCATGGCCACTGGGTACACTCCAGGGACACTCTGGGTGACAAACACGCCCAGGTGACAGTTGGGGACACGCAGGAATGGGGCGCGGCCGGATAGGGGAAACAGGAAGTGGTGACGTCACTGCCCCCCCCTTCCCATGCGGTCAGGGCAGGGTCCCCAATGTCCCTCAAGTGTCCCCAATGGGACCTGATGTTCCCTCAGGGCCCCAACAAGGCTCAAGTGACCCCTGATGTCCTgttgggggcactgggggcacacCAGGGTCCTGTTAGAGACACtgtggggacatcagggacatcGTGGTGACCCAAAACGGGACAGGGGATGTCAGGGTggccccagtgtccccaagggaAAGACAcgggggtgtccccaaggtcccCAACAGGACACCAGTGTGTCCCTGGGGTCCGCAGGTGGACACTGGGGGACACTTGTGCCTTGTTGGGGACATTGGGGCAACACCGGGGCCATGtggggacactcaggggacatcagtgtcctgctggggacagtggggggacattggggaccCTGCCCTTGCCCCATAGGTGGGGAGGGCAAGGGGGACAATGAGGTCACCTCTTCCTGCTTCCTCCATCTGCCTGCGCCATGTTCCCACATGTCCCCAACTGTCACCCGGGTGTGTTTGTCACCCAGAGTATCCCCAGTAGCCCCATGGAGCCCCACGAGGTGCAACAATCCCGGTggggggggacacggggtgACAGAAGGGACAGGAGGGTGTGGTAGGAGGGGGGGAGGTGACAGAGGGGTGAAGGGACCTGAGAATGGCAGAGGTAACAGCAGGGGGTTAGCAGGGGGTAGCAGAGGGGATGAGGGGGTGAC
This Serinus canaria isolate serCan28SL12 unplaced genomic scaffold, serCan2020 HiC_scaffold_153, whole genome shotgun sequence DNA region includes the following protein-coding sequences:
- the LOC108963779 gene encoding uncharacterized protein LOC108963779 — its product is MEPLELSSALLQPQVTVVAILGELVTTLPSQDKMLFWSPSCLYWDLEFFTRELWLTLYRIDDPWWRQDVTSDGDDPPTSLSQALAAYKSIPWIAWLAAGCAAGEWLCSVSALVNRWARLARAATELRSAWREVANKAADRAATATPWARELQAEAARYGTAQENRVKVGQALGGEEGDEVVARQEAQVRREAMMAASWATTATMERQQMEAALGLLERLVAACDEATVFPQELQRLLRDTLADPKETKKQSTNVPEDLVDEAAQLWEANTRLVKDHLLGTLQDIIDFYFTGAPTRLSACEVAERCQRAIEDIPRLVQPPEHPQSAPKISAVSMEPQKLSPALLQPQVTVVATLGELLATLPRWDEEMLLPMSLRCLYRDLEEFTEELQYRLYCTDNPWWHRSGTFDDDDLPISLSQALAAYKSTPWTSWKRVTVAASEWQGSVAELVDRWAQLARAATELGNTCREVANEASDMVVTATAQARELQDNAALDGTAQENMVELGQALAGEEGAEVVARQEAWVRRDAWVAASKARRATMVRQRVEASLGLLERLVAACDEAAAFPLELQRRVRDIKAALKGTNEAPTNVPEALVAKVAVAERLWEANACLVKDHLADTLCDIFNFAFDGGPFILCEVAKRCQRAFEDIPRLIRPPEDPCDVPKVFPVSMELQEPQVSIVAALGELLATLPRGRETLPMSQGACPGRLQEHPMDHLGCVTMAASMWQWSVSVLGNSWVQLARAATKLPYTCREVATEAADMVATATAWARELQDEVAHYGTGQKNMVELGQALGRKEGAEALNMHEAWVWEEAREAASRARRATMVRQRVEVALGLLERLVAACDEAAMFPRELQRRVGDIVATLKGTNEASPNVPEALVAKVAVAEWLWEANARLAKGHLLGAVPDTIKFYFDGCPDSPSACGVAERCQRAIEDIPSLLHPLECPQGVPKVSPGSMELQELSPLQLQALVAVVATLGEVVATVTGPHREKFLHESSDSLHEDLKNSPGAFMRSWTTAVSPPWPPCVRAAASAWWELVARLVDRWDWLARVATELHDNHRKVVMEQHLLGALDKEEVAREMATHDAQVVSATNEAMAEAGVATRRGHWAVMALGLLQRLVATCDRATLFNWNMECQLKDIEAILKGTNEMSPDVLQALVAKVAKFEGSISFTAGGSGGCGGHPGQPVSRHDQATQGQVPAQSPNSLHEDMRRLTWSLCRTVNHGSVTSLGHPGVPSLGRALATLRESWDHLGRCDSCDQRLAE